From Verrucomicrobiia bacterium, the proteins below share one genomic window:
- a CDS encoding DUF1499 domain-containing protein codes for MVRVVNGSLPAPPHLGVNDGHLAGCPASPNCVGSQGEEGSHRVEPLRFSDIPAAAWARLHRALGGMRGATLVREEPNYRHYAFRTAVFGFVDDVELLLDEESRVIHVRSASRRGHSDLGTNRRRVEAIRARFAPTGSEI; via the coding sequence ATGGTCCGGGTCGTGAACGGGAGCCTGCCGGCGCCGCCGCATCTTGGCGTGAACGACGGACACCTGGCAGGATGCCCGGCCTCGCCGAACTGCGTCGGCAGCCAGGGCGAGGAGGGCTCCCACCGGGTCGAGCCCCTACGGTTCAGCGACATCCCGGCGGCGGCCTGGGCCCGGTTGCATCGGGCACTGGGAGGGATGCGCGGGGCGACACTGGTCCGGGAGGAGCCGAACTACCGCCATTACGCCTTCCGAACTGCGGTATTCGGTTTTGTCGACGACGTGGAACTGTTGCTGGACGAGGAATCCCGGGTGATCCACGTGCGGTCGGCCTCGCGCCGGGGCCATTCAGATCTGGGGACCAATCGCCGCCGGGTCGAGGCAATCCGGGCCCGCTTTGCGCCCACTGGGTCAGAAATCTGA